Proteins encoded within one genomic window of Ranitomeya variabilis isolate aRanVar5 chromosome 4, aRanVar5.hap1, whole genome shotgun sequence:
- the LOC143767141 gene encoding uncharacterized protein LOC143767141 codes for MDKDMYEISARLLNLTLELIYLLTGEACLVVNKTSGESVKPSSHATVLEKLQSTKSPIIMPQTYSLGHERSTEQKILEITNKIIELLTREVPVRCQDVAVYFSLEEWEYLEEHKHHYEDLMLKNLQIVTSPDRSSKTNKPQRSLSPRLPQNHAEEICSVPMDHKGKNLDNNNNPKSIIEKEEKKVRGDCQCKEVVTSYNHEDDCTRSSDEHLLLIPHCKLEENDDRQDAYEEHVIISDIPSTLHMRDLLSGTLKLEISSTDKSQVTNLSSDHTKIINRVPTIQEFFCEDCGKCFPQRSILVKHKKVHTVERPFSCSECGKCFTRKPHLFQHLKIHTGEKPYSCSECGKCFSQKSDLVKHLRIHTGEKPYSCSECGKCFSQTSAVIGHLKTHTGEKPLSCSECQNFFNNKSELEKHQRLHMVEKLFSCSQSEKNFASKSNHCKHHKIHLEEETSFYSHCGKGYSRKLPFVENQVRTEENPVNAWNVVNALPQAWSSFQPFILKDMSLDLSQTMKSNMGHRGNKSMQIQRQFSCSQCGKCFSQKSDLVKHQKLHTAEKPYSCSECGKCFLSKSQLAQHLKTHTREKPFSCSDCEKCFTHKSDLVEHQRVHVSEKPFSCPECGKCFYRKSHLTQHLKIHTGERPFSCSECGKSFTQKSDLIKHQRIHTGEKPFLCTVCGKCFNQKSAVIDHQRTHTGEKRFSCPDCGRRFNQRTIFVQHQKIHTAECGNSFPCSECGKCFSKKPALVKHLKDHQETNQLLNI; via the exons ATGGATAAGGACATGTACGAAATATCTGCAAGACTATTAAATCTCACCTTGGAGCTCATCTACTTGCTTACTGGAGAG GCTTGCTTAGTAGTGAATAAGACATCAGGTGAGAGTGTAAAGCCTAGCAGTCATGCTACTGTGTTGGAAAAATTGCAAAGTACCAAGAGCCCCATCATCATGCCCCAAACCTACTCATTAGGACATGAAAGAAGCACAGAGCAGAAGATCCTAGAAATCACTAACAAGATCATTGAGCTTCTGACTCGAGAG gttcctgtaaggtgtcaggatgtcgccgtctatttctccttggaggagtgggagtatttagaagaacacaaGCATCATTACGAAGACCTAATGTTGAAAAATCTTCAGATCGTTACATCACCAG ATCGCTCTAGTAAGACAAACAAACCACAGAGAAGTCTCAGTCCTCGTCTTCCGCAGAATCATGCTGAGGAAATTTGCAGTGTCCCAATGGATCATAAG GGTAAAAATCTGGACAATAATAATAATCCTAAATCCATAatagaaaaggaagaaaaaaaagtgaGGGGTGATTGCCAGTGTAAGGAGGTTGTTACGTCTTATAACCATGAAG atgactgtaccagaagCTCTGATGAACATCTCCTGTTGATACCACATTGCAAATTAGAAGAGAATGATGACAGACAAGATGCATATGAAGAGCATGTCATTATCTCAGACATACCCTCAACTCTTCACATGAGAGATTTATTATCTGGCACATTGAAACTTGAGATTTCATCTACTGATAAATCACAGGTCACTAATCTAAGTTCAGATCATACAAAGATTATAAACAGAGTTCCAACAATACAAGAGTTTTTTTGTGAGGATTGTGGCAAATGTTTTCCCCAGAGATCGATTCTTGTAAAACATAAAAAAGTACACACAGTAGAAcgaccattttcatgctcagaatgtgggaaatgtttcaccaGGAAGCCACATCTTTTTCAGCATctaaaaattcacacaggggagaagccatactcatgttccgaatgtggaaaatgttttagccaaaaatcagatcttgttaaacatctaagaattcacacaggagagaaaccatattcttgttcagaatgtggaaaatgttttagccagaCTTCTGCTGTTATTGGACATCTAAAAACTCACACAGGTGAAAAGCcactttcttgttcagaatgtcagAATTTTTTTAACAACAAATCAGAACTTGAAAAACATCAGAGACTTCACATGGTggagaagctattttcatgttctCAGAGTGAGAAGAACTTTGCATCAAAATCTAACCATTGTAAACATCACAAAATTCACTTAGAAGAGGAGACATCTTTTTATTCCCATTGTGGGAAAGGTTACAGCAGGAAATTACCATTTGTTGAAAATCAGGTGAGAACAGAGGAGAATCCAGTTAATGCTTGGAATGTAGTAAATGCTTTACCCCAGGCATGGAGCTCATTTCAGCCTTTTATTCTTAAAGACATGTCTCTTGATCTATCACAGACTATGAAGTCAAATATGGGTCACAGAGGTAACAAGAGCATGCAAATTCAGAGGCAGTTTTCTTGTTCGCAATGTGGAAAATGTTTCTCTCAaaaatcagatcttgttaaacatcaaaaaCTTCATACtgcagagaagccatattcatgttcagaatgtgggaaatgtttcttgaGTAAATCACAGCTTGCTCAACATCTAAAaactcacacaagggagaagccattttcatgttcagactgtGAAAAGTGTTTTACGCATAAATCAGATCTTGTTGAACACCAGAGAGTGCATGTTAGTGAGAAGCCATTTTCGTgtcctgaatgtgggaaatgtttctatAGGAAATCACATCTTACACAACATCTAAAAATTCATACAGGAGAaagaccattttcatgttcagaatgtggcaaaagtTTTACCCAGAAATCAGATCTTATtaaacaccagagaattcacacaggggagaagccctttttATGTACTGTgtgtggtaaatgttttaaccagaagtcAGCTGTTATTgatcatcaaagaactcacactggggagaagagATTTTCATGCCCAGACTGTGGAAGACGTTTTAATCAGAGAACAATTTTTGTTcagcatcaaaaaattcacacagctgAATGTGGGAATTCATtcccctgttcagaatgtgggaagtgtttcagCAAGAAACCTGCACTTGTTAAACATCTGAAAGATCACCAAGAGACAAATCAGTTACTAAATATATAA